The genomic DNA AGGTTATATTGACATCAATGAGCCATTTCCAAAATTGCTCCATCAGGGCATGATTCAACAACTTACGGCAATAGTATATCGTTTAAAAGAGCAAAATATTTTTGTTAGTGCTGGCCTTATATCAAAATATGAGGTTATCCCTATGTATGTCCCAATAACATTTGTCGAAAAAGGTGTTTTAGATCTAAAAGCATTAAAAAATTGGCGGCCTGAGTTTGCGGATGCAGGCTTTCTGTTAGAGGAGGGTAAATATATATGTGGGGGTAAAATTGAAAAAATGTCTAAGTCTAAATATAACGTAGTTGATCCAGACAGGGTTATTGCGGAATATGGCGCAGATGCTTTGCGTTTGTATTTGATGTTTTTAGGGCCATTGGAACAGTCGAAACCATGGGATTTATCTGGTATAGAAGGAGCTTCCCGTTTTCTCAATAAGGCATGGCGTTTTGTGCACCATGCAAAAGTTTCGTGGGCAACCGCTGAACCGACGCATGAAATGGTTAAAATCATCCATCAGACCATTAAAAAGGTAACAGAGTCGATTCAAAAATGTTCCTTTAATACGGCTATAAGTAGTTTAATGATTTGCCTAAATAGGTTGTCAACCTTTGAAAAGGTTACGCAGTCTATGGTAGAAAATTTTATTTTGCTGTTGGAGCCTTTTGCGCCTTACATGGCTGCTGAGTTATGGGAAATGATAGGCAACACAGGTAATATTACAGAAGTGGCTTTCCCACTTTGGAATGAAACTTATTTAGAAGAAAAAAGTTTTGAATATGCCATTGCAGTGAATGGCAAGGTGCGTACTAAAATGGTTTTTAATTATGATGCATCCTCTATGGCTATAGAAAAAGCAGTATTGGCCAATGGTGTAATTCAAAAATGGATTGGAGGAAAATCACCTAAAAATGTGGTAGTTGTGCCCAATAAAATGGTAAATGTAGTGGTATAATAATGTATTGATACTATGGATATGCTATAGTGCTATACCTGGAAATAATTAATTCATAACTTTGATGGCATGAAAGACAGCAAAATGAAATATACTTGCCTATGCATCTCTTTATTTTTTTCGATACCTGTGGGTCTATGCCACGCAGACACTAAGGCAGGGGCAATAAAGGATGCGGAATTTGTAATTGAAAAACAAAAAAAGAATACAGTCAATCAGGAACAAAGGCTATTTTTTAAAGCACCCATGCGCACCGCCAAAAGCCTTAATAAGCCTTTGGCAACTGTAAAAACGCTGATGCTGGAAGATATAGTGTTTGATCCTGCAGCTGAAATGTATCTTCCCTTTCGTTTAGAAGCGCAAGGGAATACGTTTTCCTATAACCACTATTGTAGGTTGGGTATTGGTTCGTTGTTACTCCCTTATCTAGAGATTGCATTAGACAACTATCCCTTTGGGAAGGCGATTTGGTCGACTAACCTAGCTTTTGTGCCAGCGTTATGGAATAAAAAATCCACAGAAGCCTCAATTGCCTTACAAGGCAAATTTGGTGTGGGGTCATGGCTTTTGCAACCTGCTTTAAGTTACCAGCATGCTTGGCACAAATATAGCGATACAACAGCTCATACCTGTAGACTCCATCAGGGAAAGGGAAACCTATTGGTGAAGCAGGCCACTGAATCTTCCACCCAAGATGGGCAAGTAAGGCTGGGCCTACTGAATTATCATGATAAAAAAATAAACGAACAGCTGTTAATATTGACATATAGATGGCGCAAACAGTTGGATAACTGGTCTGTAAAAGTAACCAGCTATAACGATATAGCTGACTACACAAACGATAAAACCCAACAAGCACGTCTTATTTTTTCAGCAACCCCTAGTGTTTATTTGACGCTACCTAAGGCTATTCAGTTCAAAACTGGTTTAAGGATGGCCTATCATAATGATCCAATTCCTGGAAAGATACCTAGTTTTGATCTTTATCCTATGTTTAAAGTAAGTTGTGGGGTAGCAACTTGGTTCGCTCCTTATATAGGTATAAAGGGTATGGGCGTAGGTGGTAGTGTTGTGCCATTGCATCTACAGGATATAGTAGCCAAAAATCCTTTTATTGCTTCTAATGAGAAGTTATCGCACCGTTATCAATATTTCAAGCTATATGGTGGTAGTAAAGCTGTTGTTGCGCCCCATCTTGCTTGTCATCTACGTATAGTCTATCGACAGCTTAAACATCAATACAGAGTGGTTGCTGGTCCAGACCAGCAAATTAGCCTTAAATACAATCCAGGGGATTGTAATGTATTAAAAGCTACTGGACTGGTTGACTATAGTATACCCAACACACTACTCCATACCACCATCAAAGGAAGCTATTGTCGATATATGGATAATGGACCAGAGCCTATCTGGTGGTACCATAAGCCTCGATACAAATTGAAGCAAACACTCACCTATAGGCTGCATGAAAAAGTTTTATTAAATGGTAAGCTGCATCTACATGGCCCCACCATTATAAAAGACATAGAGGGTATTGCTACTGAGCTCAGAAGGGTTATACATCTTTCTTTAGGTATAGATTATTTGATCTCTGAAAGATTTACAGCATTTTTAATGGTTAACAACCTCCTAAATCGCAAACATATGGCTTATACCGGTTATCCTGATAAAAAAATCAACTTTACAGGTGGCCTACAATATAGATGGTAATTTATATATTATGATGGATAGCATTGCCCAACTACGGGAAAAAATTGAAAGTGCGATTATTCAAGATAAAGCAGCATTAGAAAGCTTTCGTCGCGATTTTATTAGTAAAAAAGGGCAAATAGCTGCTCTATTTGAAGCTTTCAAACAGCTCTCTACTGCAGAAAAAAAAACAATAGGTCCAGCCTTAAATGGTTTAAAAGATGCAGCAGAAAAGAAATTTAAAAGTGCAGCAAGCCTACTAGAATCGGCCACTTCATCCTCTACGGAACAGCCAGCTGTGGATGTAACCCTTCCTGCTTTTGGTCCCGTTATGGGTAGTCTGCACCCCTTGACCATTGTGCAAAACAAGATTATCTCTATCTTTCAGCGTATTGGTTTTAACCTTGCAGAGGGGCCAGAAATTGTAGGAGATTGGCATAACTTTAGTGCATTAAATTTTCCTGATAACCATCCTGCACGTGATATGCAGGATACATTTTTTGTGCAGCGTAATCCAGATCAGTTGTTGCGCACACACACCACTTCTGTACAGATTTCAACCTGTGCTGCCCAAAGCCCTCCCATTCGCTCTATTGCTGTGGGGCGTGTCTTTAGAAATGAGGCAATCTCTGCACGATCGCATTGTTTTTTTCATCAAGTGGATGGAATGTATATCCACACGGATGTTACCTTTAGTGACTTAAAAGGTACGATCTATCATTTTGTGGAGTCCATGTTTGGCAAGGCTACCAAGTTGCGTTTTAGAGCTTCTTATTTCCCTTTTACAGAGCCTAGTGCAGAAGTAGATATCAATTGTAGGTTGTGCCAAGGAAAGGGGTGTACCGTTTGTAAGCAAACAGGTTGGGTGGAGATATTGGGTGCAGGTATGATTGACCCTCATGTTTTAACCAATTGCCATATCGATCCCGAGCAATATAGTGGTTTTGCCTTTGGAATGGGCATAGAACGCATTGCGATGCTATGCTATCAAATTGATGATCTGCGGCTGTTTTCTGAAAATCATCTTGCCTTTTTACGTCAATTTACAGCTGGCTAAAACCTTAAAGGATTAATCTGGCTGGTTGGGACTGTTAAATTGTATGTATAAAATATATTTAGTAATATTCCATTATGCATAATTATGCAATGCTATATTTATTTTTTTAATCTTTTTAACTAGTTCTATATTTATGCAACGATTATACAGTATCCTATTTTTGCTATGCTCTTTAACTGGCTGTAATAAGGTATATAAACTAGGGATGTGTCGGGCAAAAGAGCAAAGTGGTTCTTTCTTGGGCCAACTTTTGAGTGGGAGCTTCGGATGGGCGATAAAGAGAGCGGGATCCAGTGGGCAAAGGTATCAGCTAGTAGATGAGACGGAAGCATCTAAGTCTACACTTTTTAGGTGTTTAGCATGTGGATTTTATTGTGAAGGTCCTAATTATGAGATTGATCAATGCATCTTGGTGCATTGTTGCAGCAATAACGATTGCAAAAAGTGTTTAATAAAATATCGATGTGGATGTGCGCGTAGGTGTAGTAAGGGAAAAAGGTACTGTACCAAGTGTTGTGGCTGCAGCAAGTCTCATTCCCGTTAGCAAATGAGCGTTATGGCTGCTGATAAAAAATTGACGTTTCAGTAAACTGTAGTATTTGCAATATCTGTTTTTAAGCATTTTTACTGTGTATCCAATTTCTTATTGGAAGACACAAATCTGTTCTATTTTCTCTGATTTACAATAAATTTATTAAAATTAATCTATCTATTTGCTCTATTATATTGCATATATAAAATATATTTAGTATTATTCAATCATGGGTAATTATGCAATACTATATTTATTTTTTTAATCTTTTTAACTAGTTTGACCATGCAGTGGCTATATAGCGCAATATGGGTATTGTTGCCTCTGATTGGCTGTAATAAGGGGCATCAGATGGGTATGTATTCAGGGGAACAATCTGAAGAGACTAATAGTGAAAAGAACAATAATGGATCATATTCTCAAGGGGGCTTTTTGCGTAGATGTGACTATAAGTGTAAAGAATGTGAGTTTTATTGTGAAGGTCCTGCTCAAGAGGTTATGGTTAGTCGGGAGGCTCATCGTTGCACCAAGCGTGGTTGTACAAACTGTTTAGAACTGCATAAATGTAAATGTTCTAAGTATGCTATTCGTAGCAGTAATAATAAGAAAGTGCGTTGTAATAAGTGTTGCCGTTGTTCCAAATCTCGTTTGGTTTTTTTTTCTAAAAAAAAATCCTCAAGAACCAATGGAGATGGGGACGACTGTAGATCTACCAAAAGAACCAACGGAGATGGGGACGACTGTAGATCTACCAACACCGATATGACACTACTATAAGTAGCTTTTAAACCAACAAAGCGATTAAGATGCAATGGTGGGTGGTAGTTGTGATATGGACATAACGCAGGTATGCGTTCAATGCTATGGCCATAGTAGAAAAATGCCCCTGTAAAAAGTTTCGAAATAGAACCCACCCCTTGCAGATGATTAGGAAAAACAGATTCCTTTGAAGCCCGCGCAGCGGGCGACTTCTGTTTTTCCATCTGTAAGGGATGGGTTCCGGAACTTTTTACCGAGGGCTTGATTTTTTGTCCACTTTCTTATCAAGAAAAAAGTGGAATAAAATTCATTATTAACCAGTGACGTGAATAGATACAATTAACAAGAGGGTAGTTTGCGATTGGGATGCGCTGCTACAAATTGCGACCAGCTTTTGGGCTTAACAGGGGAAGATAGGCGTTGTTGACTATGGCATAAAGCTATGGCTAGTGCATCTGAAGCGTCTAAGAAATTCGATAGGGTGGATAGGTTAAGCAGATGGCCCACCATAGTAGCTACTTGTTCCTTTGAAGCATTGCCATTTCCGGTAACCGCTTGTTTGACTTTACGTGGTGCATATTCCGTAACAGGTATTTCACAAGCTAAAGCTGCTGCAATGGCTACCCCCTGTGCCCTGCCTAACTTAAGCATAGATTGTACATTGGCTCCATAGAAAATCGACTCAATCGCTACTTCATCTGGTGCATGTTTTTGCAACAATGCCATCATATGCACATAGATATGGCGCATCCGTAACATATGGTCTTTGAACTTTTTTAATTGGAATACGCCATGTTCTATTAGCTTGATCGCATTGCCCACTTTCGCTTCTTGAATGATACCGAAGCCCATAATGACACTTCCAGGATCTAGTCCTACAATAATTCTTCCGCGCATAGATTTGTTTCGTTCAAATATCTTGAAATAAAGTTGACAATTGCCTAAATTAGTCGGGCATTGGTTTCGTAGTTCAACGGATAGAATAGAAGTTTCCTAAACTTTTGATGCAGGTTCGATTCCTGCCGAGACCACTTTATTCTATTAGACTTTGTTTGTTACCTATCAGGTAGGTTCGCCTCTACTCTAAGGTTGTGAATAATAAAATTCCGTCGCTCTGGCGTGTTTTTGCCCATATAAAAAGCCAATAAATCTTCTAAGGGCCTCTTGGAAGCTGGTGTTACAGGTACCAGTCGCATTCTTGCTCCTATAAAATGTCCAAACTCATCGGGAGATATTTCTCCTAGTCCCTTAAAACGGGTAACCTCAGATTGGCTACCCAGTGCTTTTATGGCTACTTCTTTTTCCGCTTCGTTGTAACAATAATGGGTCGTTTTTCTATTGCGTACCCTGAAAAGAGGTGTTTCCAATATATAAAGATGACCACTATATACTAGTTCTGGAAAAAATTGTAAAAAATAGGTTAATATCAGCAACCGGATATGCATGCCATCTACATCTGCATCTGTAGCAATAACAATTTTGTTATAACGCAAGCCATCTAGTCCGCTGGCAATGTTTAAAGCATGCTGCAATAGATTAAACTCCTCATTTTCATAAACCAATTTCTTAGATTGTCCAAAGCAGTTTAATGGCTTGCCACGTAATGAAAATACAGCTTGTGTTTCAACACTACGGGATTTCGTAATAGAGCCGCTTGCAGAATTACCTTCTGTAATGAAAATAGTACTATGCGTGCGCTTGGGATGTTTAGAGTTAAAATGAATATGGCAGTCCCTTAATTTTTTATTATGCAGATTGGCCTTTTTTGTTTTTTCATGGGCTAACTTTTTAATGCCAGCGATTTCTTTGCGTTCACGTTCAGACTGTAGAATGCGTTTTTGTAAAGCTTCAGCTATAGAGGGATTTTTGTGTAGATAATTATCTAATTCATTTTTAATAAAAGCAATAATAAAGCTACGAATCGTTGGCCCTTCGGGGCCCATCTGTTGGGAGCCAAGTTTTGTCTTGGTTTGGGATTCAAAAATAGGTTCTTGGACCTTAATGGCAAGGGCAGCGATGAGTCCAGCTCGGATGTCTGTGGTATCAAATTCCTTTTTATAAAAGGCCCGTACGGTTTGTACAATGGCTTCCTTGAACGCATTTAAATGGGCCCCTCCTTGAGGGGTAAATTGCCCGTTGACAAAAGTATAATAGACCTCGCTAGAGAGTGTGTGGTGGTGTGTAAGGGATAGTTCAATATCCTGTTTTTTAAAATGGATGATTGGGTAAGCATAGCTCTCAGCAGTTGTTTTAGCTTGTAATAAATCAAGCAGTCCATATCGAGAATGGTATTTTTTACCATTTAGGTTAAAAATAAGCCCTGTGTTTAAGAAAGTGTAATGGGCTATTTGTTCTTCTATAAATTGGGGTACAAAAGAAAATTGTTTAAAAATAGTATCGTCTGGTTTGAATACAACATGGGTGCCATTGGGTTCATTAGTAGCTAGGATAGTTGATTCTTCCACCAATACTCCA from Cardinium endosymbiont of Philonthus spinipes includes the following:
- the pheS gene encoding phenylalanine--tRNA ligase subunit alpha; translated protein: MMDSIAQLREKIESAIIQDKAALESFRRDFISKKGQIAALFEAFKQLSTAEKKTIGPALNGLKDAAEKKFKSAASLLESATSSSTEQPAVDVTLPAFGPVMGSLHPLTIVQNKIISIFQRIGFNLAEGPEIVGDWHNFSALNFPDNHPARDMQDTFFVQRNPDQLLRTHTTSVQISTCAAQSPPIRSIAVGRVFRNEAISARSHCFFHQVDGMYIHTDVTFSDLKGTIYHFVESMFGKATKLRFRASYFPFTEPSAEVDINCRLCQGKGCTVCKQTGWVEILGAGMIDPHVLTNCHIDPEQYSGFAFGMGIERIAMLCYQIDDLRLFSENHLAFLRQFTAG
- the ruvC gene encoding crossover junction endodeoxyribonuclease RuvC, translated to MRGRIIVGLDPGSVIMGFGIIQEAKVGNAIKLIEHGVFQLKKFKDHMLRMRHIYVHMMALLQKHAPDEVAIESIFYGANVQSMLKLGRAQGVAIAAALACEIPVTEYAPRKVKQAVTGNGNASKEQVATMVGHLLNLSTLSNFLDASDALAIALCHSQQRLSSPVKPKSWSQFVAAHPNRKLPSC
- a CDS encoding DNA topoisomerase IV subunit B, which codes for MATPDYTEANIRSLAWQEHLRLRPGMYIGKLGDGSLPDDGIYILLKEVIDNSVDEFVMGYGKKIEIKITNDHQVSVRDFGRGIPLGKVVDCVAKINTGGKYDSQAFQKSVGLNGVGIKAVNALSSYCKVQSFRDGLTKSATFSAGVLVEESTILATNEPNGTHVVFKPDDTIFKQFSFVPQFIEEQIAHYTFLNTGLIFNLNGKKYHSRYGLLDLLQAKTTAESYAYPIIHFKKQDIELSLTHHHTLSSEVYYTFVNGQFTPQGGAHLNAFKEAIVQTVRAFYKKEFDTTDIRAGLIAALAIKVQEPIFESQTKTKLGSQQMGPEGPTIRSFIIAFIKNELDNYLHKNPSIAEALQKRILQSERERKEIAGIKKLAHEKTKKANLHNKKLRDCHIHFNSKHPKRTHSTIFITEGNSASGSITKSRSVETQAVFSLRGKPLNCFGQSKKLVYENEEFNLLQHALNIASGLDGLRYNKIVIATDADVDGMHIRLLILTYFLQFFPELVYSGHLYILETPLFRVRNRKTTHYCYNEAEKEVAIKALGSQSEVTRFKGLGEISPDEFGHFIGARMRLVPVTPASKRPLEDLLAFYMGKNTPERRNFIIHNLRVEANLPDR